From the genome of Stegostoma tigrinum isolate sSteTig4 chromosome 32, sSteTig4.hap1, whole genome shotgun sequence, one region includes:
- the LOC125467070 gene encoding CXADR-like membrane protein isoform X1, producing MILTSLSFVLLLGYAHLWTAKPQAEIRMVEEQDVVLPCHHRFGHLVSKNLDIEWLLQDSEPNQKVVITYSSGRVYTNISARQRGRVSFAANYQMGDASIKISSLHSTDSGLYTCKVKNEGVYDWKNAINLVVLIKPSKPKCWTQGKLLKGNDIKLQCKSEKGTQPILYDWRPVSDTEEHQAKLRPSLNIDSKTPEMLLLKNLSQVNAGLYQCSAINEAGEESCIVNVVIMDELDPWIIAAAVIGVIVGLLLIFLIIWLTLYLKGKHKYEEEETPNEIREDAEAPKAKLINSPSSVGTGSTGSGSCSVNSVKNGTVYSKQPQTPSMEENKAPITYSPTEEAKIDSSGPTQAHMKRMGAVPVMIPAQTRAFQTV from the exons GCTATGCTCATTTGTGGACCGCAAAACCCCAGGCCGAAATAAGGATGGTTGAGGAGCAGGATGTTGTTCTACCATGTCACCATCGCTTTGGTCACTTAGTATCAAAGAATCTGGATATTGAGTGGCTTTTGCAGGACTCTGAACCCAATCAGAAAGTG GTGATTACCTATTCTTCAGGTAGAGTGTACACGAATATTAGTGCAAGGCAGAGAGGAAGAGTTTCCTTTGCAGCAAATTACCAGATGGGGGATGCTTCCATTAAAATATCATCCCTTCATTCGACAGACTCGGGGCTGTACACATGCAAAGTGAAAAATGAAGGCGTGTATGACTGGAAGAATGCTATTAATCTTGTTGTTTTAA TCAAACCCTCTAAACCTAAGTGTTGGACCCAAGGGAAATTACTGAAAGGAAATGATATCAAACTTCAGTGTAAATCGGAAAAAGGCACCCAACCCATCTTGTATGATTGGAGACCTGTTTCGGATACAGAAGAACATCAAGCCAAACTACGTCCAAGCTTAAACATag ATTCAAAAACTCCTGAAATGCTGTTGCTGAAGAATTTGAGCCAGGTGAACGCTGGTCTATACCAGTGCAGTGCCATAAATGAGGCAGGAGAAGAAAGCTGCATTGTTAATGTTGTAATTATGG ATGAGCTCGATCCTTGGATCATTGCTGCTGCTGTTATTGGAGTTATAGTTGGGCTATTGTTAATCTTCCTAATCATTTGGTTAACACTGTACCTGAAAGGGAAGCATAAATATGAGGAAGAGGAAACTCCAAATGAGATCAG GGAAGATGCTGAGGCACCAAAGGCAAAGCTCATCAACTCACCATCTTCAGTGGGGACAGGAAGCACAGGATCTGGTTCCTGTTCAGTCAATTCTGTCAAAAATGGAACTGTTTACTCCAAGCAGCCTCAAACACCATCAATGGAGGAGAACAAGGCACCCATTACTTACTCACCAACAGAGGAGGCCAAGATTGATAGCAGCGGACCGACTCAGGCACATATGAAAAGAATGGGTGCAGTCCCTGTCATGATACCTGCCCAAACAAGGGCTTTTCAGACTGTATGA
- the LOC125467070 gene encoding CXADR-like membrane protein isoform X2 — translation MLSVVCSTCTPVITYSSGRVYTNISARQRGRVSFAANYQMGDASIKISSLHSTDSGLYTCKVKNEGVYDWKNAINLVVLIKPSKPKCWTQGKLLKGNDIKLQCKSEKGTQPILYDWRPVSDTEEHQAKLRPSLNIDSKTPEMLLLKNLSQVNAGLYQCSAINEAGEESCIVNVVIMDELDPWIIAAAVIGVIVGLLLIFLIIWLTLYLKGKHKYEEEETPNEIREDAEAPKAKLINSPSSVGTGSTGSGSCSVNSVKNGTVYSKQPQTPSMEENKAPITYSPTEEAKIDSSGPTQAHMKRMGAVPVMIPAQTRAFQTV, via the exons ATGCTTTCAGTTGTCTGTTCTACTTGTACGCCC GTGATTACCTATTCTTCAGGTAGAGTGTACACGAATATTAGTGCAAGGCAGAGAGGAAGAGTTTCCTTTGCAGCAAATTACCAGATGGGGGATGCTTCCATTAAAATATCATCCCTTCATTCGACAGACTCGGGGCTGTACACATGCAAAGTGAAAAATGAAGGCGTGTATGACTGGAAGAATGCTATTAATCTTGTTGTTTTAA TCAAACCCTCTAAACCTAAGTGTTGGACCCAAGGGAAATTACTGAAAGGAAATGATATCAAACTTCAGTGTAAATCGGAAAAAGGCACCCAACCCATCTTGTATGATTGGAGACCTGTTTCGGATACAGAAGAACATCAAGCCAAACTACGTCCAAGCTTAAACATag ATTCAAAAACTCCTGAAATGCTGTTGCTGAAGAATTTGAGCCAGGTGAACGCTGGTCTATACCAGTGCAGTGCCATAAATGAGGCAGGAGAAGAAAGCTGCATTGTTAATGTTGTAATTATGG ATGAGCTCGATCCTTGGATCATTGCTGCTGCTGTTATTGGAGTTATAGTTGGGCTATTGTTAATCTTCCTAATCATTTGGTTAACACTGTACCTGAAAGGGAAGCATAAATATGAGGAAGAGGAAACTCCAAATGAGATCAG GGAAGATGCTGAGGCACCAAAGGCAAAGCTCATCAACTCACCATCTTCAGTGGGGACAGGAAGCACAGGATCTGGTTCCTGTTCAGTCAATTCTGTCAAAAATGGAACTGTTTACTCCAAGCAGCCTCAAACACCATCAATGGAGGAGAACAAGGCACCCATTACTTACTCACCAACAGAGGAGGCCAAGATTGATAGCAGCGGACCGACTCAGGCACATATGAAAAGAATGGGTGCAGTCCCTGTCATGATACCTGCCCAAACAAGGGCTTTTCAGACTGTATGA